A window of Aeromicrobium sp. Root236 contains these coding sequences:
- a CDS encoding co-chaperone YbbN: MNFSRPGAIDLSALKQPPARPGQPAAGGGSYVVDITEQNFQTAALQASMDYVVVLSLWSPRSPQSESFNAMLGGLVSQYAGQIVLAQVDIDANPAIAQALQAQAVPLVVGLVKGQPVPLFQGTVEEAEARRYFDELINVAAQNGVAGRAAPTGEAPEAAEPEEAEDPRFATADEAFAAGDFDTAVAEYDKLQKQYPADAEISERLAGVKLLARTQGADLQAARKAAADSPDDLEAQMLVADLDVSGGHVDDAFARLIELVKRTSGDDRELVRQRLLDLFTVVGVADPRVATARRALASALF; encoded by the coding sequence ATGAACTTCTCGCGCCCCGGCGCCATCGACCTCTCCGCGCTGAAGCAGCCGCCGGCCCGTCCCGGCCAGCCTGCCGCGGGCGGTGGATCGTACGTCGTCGACATCACCGAGCAGAACTTCCAGACCGCGGCCCTGCAGGCCTCGATGGACTACGTCGTCGTGCTGAGCCTGTGGTCGCCGCGCTCGCCCCAGAGCGAGAGCTTCAACGCGATGCTGGGTGGCCTGGTCTCGCAGTACGCCGGGCAGATCGTCCTGGCGCAGGTCGACATCGACGCCAACCCGGCGATCGCCCAGGCGCTCCAGGCCCAGGCGGTGCCGCTCGTCGTCGGCCTCGTCAAGGGCCAGCCCGTCCCGCTGTTCCAGGGCACGGTCGAGGAGGCCGAGGCACGTCGCTACTTCGACGAGCTCATCAACGTCGCTGCCCAGAACGGCGTGGCGGGTCGCGCTGCGCCGACCGGGGAAGCCCCTGAAGCTGCTGAGCCCGAGGAGGCCGAGGACCCGCGGTTCGCCACGGCGGACGAGGCGTTCGCGGCGGGCGACTTCGACACGGCCGTCGCCGAGTACGACAAGCTGCAGAAGCAGTATCCGGCTGACGCCGAGATCTCCGAGCGGCTCGCCGGGGTCAAGCTGCTCGCCCGTACGCAGGGCGCCGACCTGCAGGCCGCCCGCAAGGCCGCTGCCGACTCGCCCGACGACCTCGAGGCCCAGATGCTCGTCGCCGACCTCGACGTCAGCGGCGGACACGTCGACGACGCGTTCGCGCGGCTGATCGAGCTCGTGAAGCGTACGTCCGGCGATGACCGCGAGCTCGTGCGCCAGCGGCTGCTCGACCTGTTCACGGTGGTCGGCGTCGCGGACCCGCGCGTGGCGACGGCTCGTCGCGCCCTCGCGTCAGCGCTCTTCTGA
- a CDS encoding PH domain-containing protein, with protein sequence MLRALLDRLPDQEIDSHLLADEGEVVIDLVRHHGIVFWKPIAEVVGTVVLWVLALVGPIQLGWLFIVGGLALALHAAYLAMRERRDVFVVTNMRVFRATGVFSVRIATMPITRILDITVEKPLLGRILGYGHFIFESAAQAQGLRHIRYIGDPDARDLTIQRVVQRSGLRGRTIEQRLLEGS encoded by the coding sequence ATGCTGCGGGCGCTGCTCGACCGGTTGCCTGATCAGGAGATCGACAGCCACCTCCTCGCCGATGAGGGCGAGGTCGTGATCGATCTGGTGCGCCACCACGGCATCGTGTTCTGGAAGCCGATCGCCGAGGTCGTCGGCACCGTCGTGCTGTGGGTCCTGGCGCTCGTCGGTCCGATCCAGCTCGGCTGGCTGTTCATCGTGGGCGGCCTGGCCCTCGCCCTGCACGCGGCCTATCTCGCGATGCGCGAGCGCCGTGACGTCTTCGTCGTCACCAACATGCGGGTCTTCCGGGCGACCGGGGTGTTCTCGGTCCGCATCGCCACGATGCCGATCACCCGCATCCTCGACATCACCGTCGAGAAGCCGCTGCTGGGACGCATCCTCGGCTACGGCCACTTCATCTTCGAGTCCGCGGCGCAGGCCCAGGGCCTGCGTCACATCCGCTACATCGGCGATCCCGATGCCCGTGACCTCACCATCCAGCGAGTCGTGCAGCGCTCGGGTCTGCGCGGCCGCACGATCGAGCAACGCTTGTTGGAAGGGAGCTGA
- the meaB gene encoding methylmalonyl Co-A mutase-associated GTPase MeaB, producing MSRGSRAVPVAELVERARAGEARAVARLISLVEDRSPLLREVSAALTPHTGSAHIVGITGSPGVGKSTSTSALVSALRAQGKRVGVLAVDPSSPFSGGALLGDRVRMQDHATDHDVYIRSMASRGHLGGLSASAPQALRVLDAAGCDVVLVETVGVGQSEVEIAGLADTTLVLLAPGMGDGIQAAKAGILEIGDVFVVNKADRDGAEATRRELRSVIAMTDRADGAWKPPIVLTVATRGEGVDEVAEQIGAHRTHLGDSGELERRRLARLRREIEALALAEMQSRFAGLSGDARLDTLAAQVLAGETDPYAAADTLVEHV from the coding sequence GTGAGCCGAGGCAGCCGCGCCGTTCCGGTCGCCGAGCTCGTGGAACGCGCACGAGCCGGCGAGGCCCGGGCCGTGGCGCGGCTGATCTCGTTGGTCGAGGACCGGTCGCCGTTGCTGCGCGAGGTCAGCGCCGCGCTGACACCGCACACGGGCTCGGCGCACATCGTCGGCATCACCGGCTCGCCGGGCGTCGGAAAGTCGACGTCGACCTCAGCCCTCGTCAGTGCGCTGCGGGCGCAGGGCAAGAGGGTCGGCGTGCTCGCGGTCGACCCCTCGTCGCCGTTCTCCGGCGGCGCGCTCCTCGGCGACCGCGTACGCATGCAGGACCACGCCACGGACCACGACGTCTACATCCGGTCGATGGCCAGCCGGGGGCATCTCGGCGGCCTGTCCGCGTCGGCGCCGCAGGCCCTGCGGGTGCTGGACGCCGCCGGGTGCGACGTCGTGCTGGTCGAGACCGTCGGCGTGGGCCAGTCCGAGGTCGAGATCGCCGGGCTCGCCGACACGACCCTGGTGCTGCTGGCCCCCGGCATGGGTGACGGCATCCAGGCCGCCAAGGCCGGCATCCTCGAGATCGGTGACGTCTTCGTCGTCAACAAGGCCGATCGCGACGGGGCAGAGGCGACCAGGCGGGAGCTGCGGTCGGTCATCGCGATGACCGACCGTGCCGACGGTGCCTGGAAGCCGCCGATCGTGCTCACGGTCGCGACCAGGGGTGAGGGTGTCGACGAGGTCGCGGAGCAGATCGGGGCCCACCGGACGCACCTCGGTGACTCCGGGGAGCTCGAGCGGCGTCGGCTCGCCCGCCTGCGCCGTGAGATCGAGGCGCTCGCGCTTGCCGAGATGCAGTCGAGGTTCGCCGGGCTCTCGGGAGATGCCCGCCTGGACACGCTCGCCGCGCAGGTCCTGGCCGGCGAGACCGACCCGTACGCCGCCGCCGACACGCTGGTCGAGCACGTCTGA
- a CDS encoding acetyl-CoA C-acetyltransferase, with product MTQSVIVAGARTPIGRLLGGLKSLSGSDLGGLAIKGALEKAGVTGDQVDYVIMGQVLGAGAGQVPARQAAFKGGIPLTTPSITINKVCLSGINAIALADQLIRAGEHEIIVAGGQESMTQAPHMLLGSREGTKYGDTKLTDHMAYDGLWDALTDQAMGGLTEQINADGTKLSREEQDAFSARSHQLAATAQKNGVFDEEIVPVEIPQRKGDPIVISADEGVRGDTTVESLGKLRPAFSKDGTITAGSASQISDGAAAVVVMSKAKAEELGLSWIAEIGAAGVVAGPDSSLQLQPANAIANAAAKEGIEVSDIDLFELNEAFAAVGIESTRAMGISEDKVNVNGGAISLGHPIGASGARIVLHLALELGRRGGGIGAAALCGGGGQGDALIIRVPKK from the coding sequence ATGACCCAGTCCGTGATCGTCGCCGGTGCGCGAACCCCGATCGGCCGCCTCCTCGGTGGCCTGAAGTCCCTGTCGGGCTCGGACCTCGGTGGTCTGGCCATCAAGGGTGCCCTCGAGAAGGCCGGTGTGACCGGTGACCAGGTCGACTACGTCATCATGGGTCAGGTCCTCGGCGCCGGAGCCGGCCAGGTGCCCGCCCGCCAGGCCGCGTTCAAGGGCGGCATCCCGCTGACGACGCCGTCGATCACGATCAACAAGGTGTGCCTGTCGGGCATCAACGCGATTGCGCTCGCCGACCAGCTGATCCGCGCCGGCGAGCACGAGATCATCGTCGCGGGCGGCCAGGAGTCGATGACCCAGGCGCCGCACATGCTGCTGGGCTCGCGTGAGGGCACCAAGTACGGCGACACCAAGCTCACCGACCACATGGCGTACGACGGACTGTGGGACGCGCTGACCGACCAGGCGATGGGCGGGCTCACCGAGCAGATCAACGCCGACGGCACCAAGCTGAGCCGCGAGGAGCAGGACGCGTTCAGCGCTCGCTCGCACCAGCTCGCCGCCACGGCGCAGAAGAACGGCGTCTTCGACGAGGAGATCGTTCCCGTCGAGATCCCGCAGCGCAAGGGTGACCCCATCGTGATCAGCGCCGACGAGGGCGTCCGCGGTGACACCACCGTCGAGTCGCTCGGCAAGCTGCGCCCCGCGTTCAGCAAGGACGGCACGATCACCGCCGGCTCCGCCAGCCAGATCTCCGACGGTGCGGCCGCGGTCGTCGTCATGAGCAAGGCCAAGGCCGAGGAGCTCGGCCTGTCCTGGATCGCCGAGATCGGTGCCGCCGGCGTCGTCGCGGGCCCCGACTCGAGCCTGCAGCTGCAGCCCGCCAACGCGATCGCCAACGCTGCTGCCAAGGAGGGCATCGAGGTCAGCGACATCGACCTGTTCGAGCTCAACGAGGCGTTCGCCGCCGTCGGCATCGAGAGCACCCGCGCGATGGGCATCTCCGAGGACAAGGTCAACGTCAACGGTGGCGCCATCTCGCTGGGTCACCCGATCGGCGCCAGCGGCGCCCGCATCGTCCTGCACCTCGCGCTCGAGCTGGGTCGCCGCGGTGGCGGCATCGGCGCAGCCGCGCTGTGCGGTGGCGGCGGTCAGGGCGACGCCCTGATCATCCGCGTCCCCAAGAAGTAG
- the mce gene encoding methylmalonyl-CoA epimerase: MPDSPLVPDHLLLAIDHVGIAVPDLDDALEFYASTFGLHSVHEEINEEQGVREAMLAVGDSDQRIQLLAPLSDESTIAKFLARNGQGIQQLAYRVADIEAVSAILRERGVRLLYDNPKRGTSDSRVNFVHPKDAGGVLVELVEPAASH, encoded by the coding sequence ATGCCTGACAGCCCCCTCGTCCCCGACCACCTCCTCCTCGCGATCGACCACGTCGGAATCGCGGTCCCGGACCTCGACGACGCGCTGGAGTTCTACGCCTCGACGTTCGGCCTGCACTCGGTGCACGAGGAGATCAACGAGGAGCAGGGCGTGCGCGAGGCGATGCTCGCCGTCGGCGACTCCGACCAGCGGATCCAGCTCCTCGCCCCGCTCAGCGACGAGTCGACGATCGCCAAGTTCCTGGCCCGCAACGGCCAGGGCATCCAGCAGCTGGCCTATCGCGTCGCCGACATCGAGGCCGTCTCGGCGATCCTGCGCGAGCGTGGCGTGCGGCTGCTCTACGACAACCCCAAGCGCGGCACGTCCGACTCCCGGGTCAACTTCGTCCACCCGAAGGATGCCGGCGGCGTCCTCGTCGAGCTCGTCGAGCCCGCGGCATCGCACTGA
- the ccrA gene encoding crotonyl-CoA carboxylase/reductase, which produces MQNILDAIQAGDTSSEDFANIALPQTYKGITVHKDEVDMFEGMASRDKDPRKSLHLDDVPIPELAPGEALVAVMASAINYNTVWTSIFEPVSTFGFLERYGRLSEYSKRHDLPYHVVGSDLAGVVLRTGPGVTAWKPGAEVVAHCLSVELESPDGHDDTMMDPQQRIWGFETNFGGLAELAIVKSNQLMPKPDHLSWEEAASPGLVNSTAYRQLVSKNGANMKQGDVVLIWGASGGLGSYATQMALNGGAIPVCVVSSPEKAEIVRSLGAEHVIDRSAEGYKFWKDEHNQDPKEWKRFGSKIRELTGGEDPDIVFEHPGRETFGASVYVTRKGGTIITCASTSGYMHQYDNRYLWMNLKQIKSSHFANYREAFEANRLIDKGLIHPTVSKVYPLAETGQAALDVHHNLHQGKVGVLCLAPEEGLGVRDAEKRALHLDKINRFRGV; this is translated from the coding sequence GTGCAGAACATCCTTGATGCCATCCAGGCCGGCGACACCTCCTCCGAGGACTTCGCGAACATCGCCCTCCCCCAGACGTACAAGGGAATCACGGTTCACAAGGACGAGGTCGACATGTTCGAGGGCATGGCGAGCCGCGACAAGGACCCGCGCAAGAGCCTGCACCTCGACGACGTCCCGATCCCCGAGCTCGCCCCCGGCGAGGCCCTCGTGGCCGTCATGGCGAGCGCGATCAACTACAACACCGTGTGGACCTCGATCTTCGAGCCGGTCTCGACGTTCGGCTTCCTCGAGCGCTACGGCCGGCTGAGCGAGTACTCCAAGCGCCACGACCTGCCGTACCACGTGGTCGGCTCCGACCTGGCCGGCGTCGTGCTGCGCACCGGCCCCGGGGTGACGGCGTGGAAGCCCGGCGCCGAGGTCGTCGCCCACTGCCTGTCGGTCGAGCTGGAGTCCCCCGACGGCCACGACGACACGATGATGGACCCGCAGCAGCGCATCTGGGGCTTCGAGACCAACTTCGGCGGCCTCGCCGAGCTGGCGATCGTCAAGTCCAACCAGCTCATGCCCAAGCCGGACCACCTCTCCTGGGAGGAGGCCGCGAGCCCGGGCCTGGTCAACTCCACGGCGTACCGCCAGCTCGTCAGCAAGAACGGCGCCAACATGAAGCAGGGCGACGTCGTCCTGATCTGGGGCGCGTCCGGCGGTCTCGGCTCGTACGCGACGCAGATGGCCCTCAACGGCGGCGCGATCCCCGTGTGCGTCGTCTCCTCGCCGGAGAAGGCCGAGATCGTGCGCTCGCTCGGCGCGGAGCACGTGATCGACCGCTCCGCCGAGGGCTACAAGTTCTGGAAGGACGAGCACAACCAGGACCCCAAGGAGTGGAAGCGCTTCGGCTCCAAGATCCGTGAGCTCACGGGCGGCGAGGACCCCGACATCGTGTTCGAGCACCCGGGCCGCGAGACGTTCGGTGCGAGCGTCTACGTCACGCGCAAGGGCGGCACGATCATCACCTGCGCCTCGACGTCGGGCTACATGCACCAGTACGACAACCGCTACCTCTGGATGAACCTCAAGCAGATCAAGAGCTCGCACTTCGCCAACTACCGCGAGGCGTTCGAGGCGAACCGGCTGATCGACAAGGGGCTCATCCACCCGACCGTGTCGAAGGTCTACCCGCTCGCGGAGACCGGCCAGGCGGCGCTCGACGTGCACCACAACCTGCACCAGGGCAAGGTCGGCGTGCTGTGCCTGGCCCCAGAGGAGGGTCTCGGTGTCCGTGACGCCGAGAAGCGCGCGCTGCACCTCGACAAGATCAACAGGTTCCGAGGGGTCTGA
- a CDS encoding DivIVA domain-containing protein, which produces MSDQSGLSIFDAAEKSGDASFPLARRGGYDSDAVDAWVRTQSAEFQKAADSLKAVQAENENLRDLIEKLKDRVEAVEKPTYTGLGNHAAQLLGLAEQEAEDVRNRAVREADELVKKAEEEAAIVRATANHEAEEMRGRAVIELEEKRKQLLEDAEAMHADAIAHTEDLRAHAEREAAQVKLAAEQDAQNMRLGATREVEQARAAADREVTEARRVLAVEKERLAREASENHASATEQTAKLVKDAETRAKAADDRARDIMDQAAKARDAASAEAARLLDNAKAEASQLVSGASAEAQHIRVSATTDAERQTRVLRAEVEELQRKRDGIMAQMGQLRDIVSTFAPTSVKEGAPKDKAEDKPAPEAAPDEPAAEQPKAEQPKAEAPAEAKADEPAEADAEEAVEEKTS; this is translated from the coding sequence ATGTCCGACCAGTCCGGATTGTCCATCTTCGACGCCGCCGAGAAGTCCGGCGACGCTTCCTTCCCGCTCGCCCGCCGCGGCGGCTACGACAGTGACGCCGTCGACGCCTGGGTCCGCACGCAGTCAGCCGAGTTCCAGAAGGCCGCCGACAGCCTCAAGGCCGTCCAGGCCGAGAACGAGAACCTCCGCGACCTGATCGAGAAGCTCAAGGACCGCGTCGAGGCCGTCGAGAAGCCGACCTACACCGGCCTCGGCAACCACGCCGCCCAGCTCCTCGGGCTCGCCGAGCAGGAGGCCGAGGACGTACGCAACCGCGCCGTGCGCGAGGCCGACGAGCTCGTCAAGAAGGCCGAGGAGGAGGCGGCGATCGTGCGCGCCACCGCCAACCACGAGGCCGAGGAGATGCGCGGCCGCGCCGTCATCGAGCTCGAGGAGAAGCGCAAGCAGCTCCTCGAGGACGCCGAGGCGATGCACGCCGACGCGATCGCCCACACCGAGGACCTGCGCGCCCACGCCGAGCGCGAGGCCGCCCAGGTCAAGCTCGCCGCCGAGCAGGACGCCCAGAACATGCGTCTCGGTGCGACCCGCGAAGTCGAGCAGGCCCGCGCCGCAGCCGACCGCGAGGTCACCGAGGCCCGCCGCGTGCTCGCCGTCGAGAAGGAGCGCCTCGCGCGCGAAGCCTCCGAGAACCACGCATCGGCGACCGAGCAGACCGCAAAGCTCGTCAAGGACGCCGAGACCCGCGCCAAGGCCGCCGACGACCGGGCCCGCGACATCATGGACCAGGCCGCCAAGGCTCGCGACGCCGCGAGCGCCGAGGCCGCTCGCCTGCTCGACAACGCCAAGGCCGAGGCCTCGCAGCTCGTCTCCGGCGCCAGCGCCGAGGCCCAGCACATCCGGGTCAGCGCGACGACCGACGCCGAGCGTCAGACCCGCGTCCTGCGGGCCGAGGTCGAGGAGCTGCAGCGCAAGCGCGACGGCATCATGGCGCAGATGGGTCAGCTGCGCGACATCGTCTCGACGTTCGCGCCGACCAGCGTCAAGGAAGGCGCGCCCAAGGACAAGGCCGAGGACAAGCCGGCTCCCGAGGCAGCGCCCGACGAGCCCGCAGCCGAGCAGCCCAAGGCGGAGCAGCCCAAGGCGGAGGCACCTGCGGAGGCCAAGGCCGACGAGCCCGCGGAGGCCGACGCCGAGGAAGCCGTCGAGGAGAAGACGAGCTAG
- a CDS encoding alpha/beta hydrolase, whose protein sequence is MTEKIRGNSVLPARREQITLETADGLSLVGELALPPDREPVATMICLHPLPTHGGMMDSHLFRKASYRLPALAGIAVLRFNTRGTSSVQGTSGGAFDNAVGERFDVAAAVEYAEFADLPHLWLVGWSFGTDLALMYGLEPAVEGAVLLSPPLRFSTPEHLAAWADSGKPVTALVPEHDDYLQPPEARERFAAIPQAEVIAVDGAKHLWVGDSERALDEITRKLAPGVPVPLPDTWDGPMERADSSAYRDRTVAAFKDVPR, encoded by the coding sequence ATGACCGAGAAGATCCGCGGCAACTCCGTGCTGCCCGCCCGTCGTGAACAGATCACGCTGGAGACGGCAGACGGCCTGAGCCTCGTGGGCGAGCTGGCCCTGCCGCCCGACCGCGAGCCGGTCGCGACGATGATCTGCCTGCACCCGCTGCCGACGCATGGCGGCATGATGGACAGCCACCTGTTCCGCAAGGCGTCCTACCGGCTGCCTGCGCTGGCCGGCATCGCGGTGCTGCGCTTCAACACCCGCGGCACGTCCAGCGTGCAGGGCACCAGCGGGGGAGCGTTCGACAACGCCGTCGGTGAACGCTTCGACGTCGCCGCCGCTGTCGAGTACGCCGAGTTCGCGGACCTGCCGCACCTGTGGCTCGTCGGCTGGTCGTTCGGCACGGACCTGGCGTTGATGTACGGCCTCGAGCCGGCCGTCGAAGGCGCCGTCCTGCTGTCGCCGCCGCTGCGCTTCTCGACGCCTGAGCACCTCGCGGCCTGGGCCGACTCCGGCAAGCCCGTCACCGCTCTGGTGCCGGAGCACGACGACTACCTGCAGCCGCCCGAGGCGCGCGAGCGTTTCGCCGCGATCCCGCAGGCCGAGGTCATCGCGGTCGACGGTGCCAAGCACCTGTGGGTCGGTGACTCCGAGCGTGCGCTCGACGAGATCACGCGCAAGCTCGCGCCGGGCGTCCCGGTGCCGTTGCCGGACACCTGGGACGGCCCGATGGAGCGCGCCGACTCCTCGGCCTACCGCGACCGCACGGTCGCGGCGTTCAAGGACGTGCCGCGCTAG
- a CDS encoding 3-hydroxyacyl-CoA dehydrogenase family protein, producing the protein MQEIVERLGASDTAADIARTLLLPYLNHAATMYESGYATHDDIDAAMRFGCGYPIGPLALIDALGPQTVATGLEKLYAETGDELHQPVSILTQMAADSTTFAQAVGDDEADSPQLRHDIETVGVVGTGTMASGIVEVFAKAGYDVVYVGRSADKLDGVQARITKSLDKAISRGKLDEDGKSAVLGRLSGSTEREALAGADIIVEAIAEDLEVKLELFRDLDRIAKPGAILATTTSSLSITACAAVTSRPQDVIGMHFFNPAPVMKLVEVVTADETTPEVAETVRALCLSTGKHPVSCGDRAGFIVNALLFPYLNDAIKLHEADGGSLTEIDDAMKATKLPMGPFELLDVVGNDVSLAIQETLVSTFGHAGWLPAPTLQKLVADGKLGRKTGAGFHTY; encoded by the coding sequence ATGCAGGAAATCGTCGAGAGACTGGGCGCGAGCGACACCGCCGCCGACATCGCGCGCACATTGCTGCTGCCCTACCTCAACCACGCGGCCACGATGTACGAGAGCGGCTACGCCACCCACGACGACATCGACGCCGCGATGCGCTTCGGCTGCGGCTACCCGATCGGCCCGCTGGCGCTGATCGACGCGCTCGGTCCGCAGACCGTGGCGACCGGCCTGGAGAAGCTCTACGCCGAGACCGGCGACGAGCTGCACCAGCCCGTGAGCATCCTGACCCAGATGGCTGCCGACAGCACGACGTTCGCCCAGGCCGTCGGCGACGACGAGGCCGACTCTCCGCAGCTGCGCCACGACATCGAAACGGTCGGCGTCGTCGGCACCGGCACGATGGCGTCCGGCATCGTCGAGGTCTTCGCCAAGGCCGGCTACGACGTCGTCTACGTCGGCCGCAGCGCCGACAAGCTCGACGGCGTCCAGGCGCGCATCACCAAGAGCCTCGACAAGGCGATCTCGCGCGGCAAGCTCGACGAGGACGGCAAGTCGGCCGTGCTCGGCCGGCTCAGCGGATCGACGGAGCGGGAGGCCCTCGCGGGCGCCGACATCATCGTCGAGGCGATCGCCGAGGACCTCGAGGTGAAGCTCGAGCTGTTCCGCGACCTCGACCGCATCGCCAAGCCGGGCGCGATCCTGGCGACGACCACATCGTCGCTGTCGATCACCGCGTGCGCTGCGGTGACGTCGCGCCCTCAGGACGTCATCGGCATGCACTTCTTCAACCCCGCACCCGTCATGAAGCTCGTCGAGGTCGTGACCGCCGACGAGACCACCCCTGAGGTTGCCGAGACCGTCCGGGCGCTCTGCCTGTCGACCGGCAAGCACCCGGTGTCGTGCGGCGACCGTGCCGGCTTCATCGTCAACGCGTTGCTGTTCCCCTATCTCAACGACGCCATCAAGCTGCACGAGGCCGACGGCGGCTCGCTGACCGAGATCGACGACGCCATGAAGGCGACCAAGCTGCCGATGGGCCCGTTCGAGCTGCTCGACGTGGTCGGCAACGACGTGTCGCTCGCGATCCAGGAGACGTTGGTCAGCACGTTCGGCCACGCCGGCTGGCTGCCCGCGCCGACCCTGCAGAAGCTGGTCGCCGACGGAAAGCTCGGCCGCAAGACCGGGGCGGGCTTCCACACGTACTGA
- the nucS gene encoding endonuclease NucS, whose product MRIVIARCQVDYAGRLAAHLPLATRLIMVKNDGSVLIHSDGGSYKPLNWMSPPCTLREGLADDGVTEWTVTAGKTDDTLRIRIEEVLHDSAHELGVDPGLQKDGVEKHLQELLAEHTTALGPGMSLVRREYMTAIGPVDLLCKDAANGSVAVEIKRRGDIDGVEQLTRYLELMNRDPSLRPVRGIFAAQEIKPQARTLATDRGIECVVVNYDELRGIDDPSLRLF is encoded by the coding sequence TTGAGGATCGTCATCGCGCGGTGCCAGGTCGACTACGCCGGCCGGCTCGCCGCGCACCTCCCACTCGCCACCCGCCTGATCATGGTCAAGAACGACGGATCGGTGCTGATCCACTCCGACGGCGGCTCCTACAAGCCGCTCAACTGGATGAGCCCACCGTGCACGCTGCGCGAGGGCCTCGCAGACGACGGGGTCACCGAGTGGACCGTCACGGCCGGCAAGACCGACGACACGCTGCGCATCCGCATCGAGGAGGTCCTGCACGACTCGGCGCACGAGCTCGGCGTCGACCCGGGCCTGCAGAAGGACGGCGTCGAGAAGCACCTCCAGGAGCTGCTGGCGGAGCACACCACGGCGCTCGGACCCGGCATGAGCCTCGTACGCCGGGAGTACATGACCGCGATCGGTCCCGTCGACCTGCTGTGCAAGGACGCCGCCAACGGCTCCGTCGCGGTCGAGATCAAGCGTCGCGGCGACATCGACGGTGTCGAGCAGCTGACCCGTTACCTCGAGCTCATGAACCGTGACCCGTCGCTGCGGCCCGTGCGCGGCATCTTCGCAGCTCAGGAGATCAAGCCGCAGGCGCGCACGCTCGCCACCGATCGCGGCATCGAGTGCGTCGTCGTCAACTACGACGAATTGCGTGGCATCGACGACCCGTCATTGCGACTGTTCTAG
- a CDS encoding SSI family serine proteinase inhibitor, which translates to MPRTFLVVVAVLAAALSACGKDAGSDASSSGTALKIILVSDKGADPETYTLTCDPPGGNHPQPAEACAALDAAGAEVFEPVPKDQVCTELYGGPQTATVTGTYEGDKVDATFTRTNGCEVDRWEQLGTTFFNVPLQ; encoded by the coding sequence GTGCCTAGGACCTTCCTCGTTGTCGTCGCCGTCCTCGCGGCGGCGCTCTCGGCGTGCGGCAAGGATGCCGGGAGCGACGCGTCGTCCTCGGGCACCGCGCTCAAGATCATCCTGGTGTCCGACAAGGGCGCGGACCCCGAGACCTACACGCTGACGTGCGACCCGCCGGGCGGCAACCATCCGCAGCCGGCCGAGGCGTGCGCAGCCCTCGATGCCGCCGGCGCCGAGGTCTTCGAGCCGGTCCCCAAGGACCAGGTGTGCACCGAGCTCTACGGCGGCCCGCAGACGGCGACGGTCACGGGCACCTACGAGGGTGACAAGGTCGATGCGACCTTCACACGTACGAACGGGTGCGAGGTCGACCGCTGGGAGCAGCTCGGCACGACGTTCTTCAACGTCCCCCTGCAGTGA
- a CDS encoding ferritin, producing the protein MAAPAFVAKLNEQLGYEFGAHQQYVAIATYYDALTMPQMAALFYQQALEERDHAMMMVQYLLDADETPVIPALEAPKVDFTDVVEPVAAALAQEKRVTEQINELTRIARDNNDFASDQFMQWFIKEQVEEVSKMSDLLAVVTRSKDDYERIEDWVAREEPSPESDPTAPPIAGA; encoded by the coding sequence ATGGCAGCACCAGCATTCGTCGCAAAGCTCAACGAGCAGCTCGGGTACGAGTTCGGCGCGCACCAGCAGTACGTCGCGATCGCGACCTATTACGACGCGCTGACGATGCCGCAGATGGCGGCGTTGTTCTACCAGCAGGCCCTCGAGGAACGCGACCACGCGATGATGATGGTCCAGTACCTCCTCGACGCCGACGAGACGCCGGTGATCCCCGCGCTCGAGGCCCCCAAGGTCGACTTCACCGACGTCGTCGAGCCGGTCGCCGCGGCGCTCGCACAGGAGAAGCGCGTCACGGAGCAGATCAACGAGCTGACCCGGATCGCCCGTGACAACAATGACTTCGCCTCCGACCAGTTCATGCAGTGGTTCATCAAGGAGCAGGTCGAAGAGGTCTCCAAGATGAGCGACCTGCTGGCTGTCGTCACGCGGTCCAAGGACGACTACGAGCGCATCGAGGACTGGGTCGCCCGCGAGGAGCCGAGCCCCGAGAGCGATCCCACGGCCCCGCCGATCGCCGGTGCCTAG